A window of Mucilaginibacter paludis DSM 18603 contains these coding sequences:
- a CDS encoding rhodanese-like domain-containing protein codes for MAIKSVIELVNQAKANIENITPQQLKKELQSENTILIDIREAEELIQNGKIEGSVLAPRGMLEFYADPNLPYYKPVFNPEKRIVLHCASGGRSALAVQSLKSMGYDHVAHLDGGIKAWKDAGFDVA; via the coding sequence ATGGCTATAAAATCAGTTATCGAACTTGTAAACCAAGCAAAAGCGAATATTGAAAACATCACCCCGCAGCAATTAAAAAAAGAGTTGCAAAGTGAAAACACCATCTTAATTGACATTCGGGAGGCCGAAGAACTTATTCAAAATGGTAAAATTGAGGGCTCGGTTCTTGCGCCCCGCGGGATGCTTGAGTTTTATGCAGATCCAAATTTGCCTTATTATAAACCCGTTTTTAATCCTGAAAAAAGGATTGTTCTGCATTGTGCCTCAGGTGGACGTTCGGCATTGGCGGTTCAGTCGTTAAAATCAATGGGATATGATCATGTTGCTCATTTAGATGGCGGCATTAAGGCCTGGAAAGATGCCGGGTTTGATGTTGCATAA
- a CDS encoding Acg family FMN-binding oxidoreductase codes for MNSFLTPPNSISTKTMDRKRFLGIAAGAVLIAGSAYYLTSDTSNLVRDDINPGEIEKFPLKADEEAILFLASLAPSGHNTQPWFIKYVQPYHWLICNDRGRWLPGVDPQQRETILSIGAFVQNLEYAAHHLGYYCKFTMLAATNQDENILNVILTKTGNTAQYDIQKIKLRRTIRSEYLVDALSKEDLAYLINGQTDFLHFVPNTAKEYKLINEQTIEANRQQAYRNAAQAELATWIRFTSKDTERYRDGLTLAGMEIEGLTAWYLRNFYDKTDVMKSAFRQQSIDQVKRQVSQSAGWLLISSKGSSVNQLLETGMRMQRLFVDVRGRNIAIHPMTQILEETNNKQSINQITGISDTVQFVLRTGYVKNYPQPVSLRRPVDWFIRPNTT; via the coding sequence ATGAACAGTTTTTTAACCCCGCCCAACAGCATTAGCACCAAAACGATGGACCGGAAACGTTTTTTAGGGATTGCGGCAGGTGCTGTACTGATTGCAGGTTCTGCTTACTATTTAACAAGCGACACAAGCAATTTGGTACGTGATGATATTAACCCTGGTGAAATAGAAAAATTCCCTTTAAAGGCCGACGAGGAGGCGATTTTGTTTTTGGCCTCGCTCGCCCCAAGCGGGCACAATACACAGCCCTGGTTCATCAAATATGTTCAACCCTATCATTGGTTGATCTGTAACGACAGAGGCAGATGGCTGCCGGGCGTTGACCCGCAACAGCGTGAAACTATTTTATCTATCGGCGCTTTTGTTCAAAACCTGGAGTATGCTGCTCACCACCTGGGTTACTATTGTAAGTTTACCATGCTGGCAGCAACCAACCAGGACGAAAATATCCTAAATGTGATATTAACAAAAACTGGCAACACAGCTCAGTATGATATTCAAAAAATTAAACTACGCAGAACAATCAGGTCAGAATACCTTGTGGATGCATTAAGCAAAGAAGACCTTGCTTATTTAATAAACGGGCAGACAGACTTTCTCCACTTTGTACCCAATACCGCAAAAGAATACAAACTCATCAACGAGCAAACCATTGAAGCCAACCGGCAACAAGCCTACCGCAATGCGGCGCAGGCAGAACTGGCTACCTGGATCCGTTTTACAAGTAAAGATACAGAGCGCTATCGTGATGGGCTTACCCTTGCGGGGATGGAAATTGAAGGTTTAACTGCCTGGTATTTGCGCAATTTTTATGACAAGACGGATGTGATGAAAAGCGCTTTCAGGCAGCAGAGCATTGATCAGGTGAAACGGCAGGTATCACAGTCTGCGGGTTGGCTATTAATAAGCAGCAAAGGCAGTAGTGTAAACCAATTGCTTGAAACAGGAATGCGTATGCAAAGGCTTTTTGTGGATGTGCGGGGCAGAAACATAGCCATCCACCCGATGACACAAATATTAGAAGAAACCAACAACAAACAATCCATCAATCAAATCACCGGGATAAGCGATACGGTGCAATTTGTTTTACGGACGGGCTATGTGAAAAATTACCCCCAACCAGTTTCGTTAAGGCGCCCTGTTGATTGGTTTATCCGGCCAAACACAACTTAA
- a CDS encoding NmrA family NAD(P)-binding protein, which translates to MKITIAGSLGNIGKPLAENLVSAGHSVTVISSRQERENDIVALGATAAIGSVNDAGFLTGAFNGADAVFTMTPPNMGGAQVIANTIDAGKAFAAAIKLSGVKRVVMLSSIGADLPEGNGPIAGLHHIEEIYQELDGVSVTFLRAGFFYNNFYNDVPLIKGQGITGGNYPGTVSMPLVHPRDIAKAAAEELQQNTTVKNVRYVVGDIRKPNDAVRVLGAAAGLPELPWIEFTDEQSFQGMVQAGLPDEIAGLYTEMGAGFRKGMIQQDFEKNGSPVSGQITLEDFATEFAKAFN; encoded by the coding sequence ATGAAAATTACCATCGCAGGTTCATTAGGGAATATAGGAAAACCGCTGGCAGAAAATTTGGTATCCGCCGGACATTCGGTTACCGTGATCAGCAGTCGGCAGGAAAGAGAAAACGACATTGTAGCATTAGGGGCCACCGCGGCAATAGGTTCGGTGAATGATGCCGGATTTTTAACCGGTGCATTTAACGGCGCCGATGCCGTATTTACCATGACTCCGCCAAACATGGGCGGAGCACAGGTGATTGCTAATACCATTGATGCCGGTAAAGCTTTTGCAGCAGCCATCAAATTATCAGGGGTGAAGCGCGTGGTGATGCTGAGCAGTATCGGTGCCGACTTGCCGGAAGGGAACGGCCCCATTGCCGGATTACATCACATTGAAGAGATATACCAGGAGCTTGATGGAGTATCGGTAACATTTCTGCGGGCCGGTTTCTTTTACAATAACTTTTATAACGATGTGCCTTTGATCAAAGGGCAGGGCATCACCGGGGGCAATTATCCGGGTACTGTTAGTATGCCTTTGGTTCACCCAAGGGATATTGCCAAAGCAGCAGCCGAAGAATTGCAGCAGAACACCACAGTTAAAAATGTACGTTATGTGGTAGGGGATATTCGTAAACCTAACGATGCTGTCCGGGTTTTAGGGGCCGCAGCTGGGCTTCCGGAATTGCCTTGGATTGAGTTTACAGATGAGCAAAGTTTCCAGGGAATGGTTCAGGCCGGGCTGCCAGATGAAATTGCGGGTTTATACACCGAGATGGGAGCCGGTTTTAGAAAGGGAATGATACAGCAAGACTTTGAAAAGAATGGTTCGCCTGTAAGCGGGCAGATCACTTTAGAAGATTTTGCGACTGAATTTGCCAAAGCTTTTAATTGA
- a CDS encoding winged helix-turn-helix transcriptional regulator has product MAAIKETSTIQANKQFALEQCPVTYVMEKIGGYWKPIILYHLSAGAKRYSELKKAIPAVTEKMLIQHLKQLEADRLVIRHARPVVPPYVTYTLSKSGIGLLPVIEAMASWAFKDMENEYEKSMD; this is encoded by the coding sequence ATGGCAGCTATTAAAGAAACATCAACTATACAGGCAAATAAGCAATTTGCTTTGGAACAATGCCCGGTAACGTATGTAATGGAAAAAATTGGCGGTTATTGGAAACCCATTATCCTATATCACCTGTCGGCAGGTGCCAAACGCTACAGTGAACTAAAAAAGGCCATACCAGCTGTTACAGAGAAAATGCTGATACAGCACCTGAAGCAATTGGAAGCTGATCGCTTGGTGATCAGGCATGCCAGGCCGGTGGTTCCGCCGTATGTTACCTATACGCTCAGCAAATCCGGGATAGGTTTGCTTCCCGTTATAGAGGCTATGGCATCCTGGGCATTTAAAGATATGGAGAACGAATACGAAAAGAGCATGGATTAG
- a CDS encoding glycosyl hydrolase 115 family protein codes for MMLKKNIIRCLLIVGLTIAAASADAQIQPGSIPQYIVHNRTVAAFPIVSNGKAATIVADPEDWKGVIRAANDLGDDIRKVTGILPAVVQSQTLSQGAILVGTIGKSRIIDKLIADGKINVSSVKGQWESFVIQTVGKNLVIAGSDKRGTIFGIYDVSEKIGVSPWYWWADAPVKKSSNLYVKSGKYIQGSPKVKYRGIFINDESPSFSGWANAKFGGINSKMYVHMFELLLRLKANLLWPAMWGNAFNEDDPMSPVLADEYGIVMGTSHHEPMMRAQKEYTKRKDEIGPWDYTTNAEKLQKFWYDGLERNKNFDNLITIGMRGDGDVPMGKGEDEANIKTLRSVVADQQDIIGKVYGKSPSLVPQAWAIFTEVQRYYDAGLKVPDDVTLLFCDNNWGYIRRIGPEKEKNRKGGLGLYYHIDMNGGPWSDRWINTTTLPKLHEQLNLAYQTGINREWIINVGDLKPKELPIDFIMHYAWNPDAIPASRISDYTINWAEGIFGKTHAQEIADIVAKYAKYNLWRKPEVQDPRLFSFVNYHEADRQFKLWSDLAAKAEAIEKQIPAEAKDAYYQLVLYPAKASAGVAEIYLDAGRNNLYARQGRVSANDYAKQARDLFELDQQLSNRYNDSIAGGKWKNMMLDVHIGYKQWSMPRQNQLPELKEVSPLASPAMGIAVEGSEQAWPGTEARAELPAFDVIGKQRYYIDVFNRGRGAFQFTASADQPWIKLTATKGTVEKEIRLYVDIDWKSIADGKVKGNVKIQQADTAITVAITAIKINLPHTGQPYFGGWGEFSIPAQKFSVNVPGRDAQWIPLPDLGRSVACMGISPVTAPSANAETAARLEYAIFLPDTGLVKVCLGILPTQDVNPQRGLRIAVSIDDQAPQILDARKGFHDEFREYTRASLAMSPGLKPLPPIGENYALVSRGKPRRDEVFDNLRWLDVKLDVNKAGMHKLKVFMIDPEVVLDNIVINPDDKYPSYFGAPANEHQ; via the coding sequence ATGATGTTAAAAAAAAATATAATCCGTTGTTTGCTGATTGTTGGATTAACTATTGCCGCTGCCTCTGCCGATGCGCAGATTCAACCCGGCAGCATTCCGCAATATATAGTCCACAACAGAACAGTGGCAGCCTTTCCTATAGTTTCCAACGGCAAGGCTGCTACCATCGTGGCTGACCCCGAAGATTGGAAAGGAGTAATACGTGCAGCAAACGATCTGGGGGATGATATACGTAAAGTGACAGGCATATTGCCTGCGGTGGTGCAAAGCCAAACTTTAAGCCAGGGCGCTATCCTGGTGGGCACTATCGGCAAAAGCCGCATCATTGATAAACTTATTGCTGATGGTAAGATCAACGTTTCATCGGTAAAAGGACAGTGGGAATCTTTTGTGATACAAACCGTAGGCAAAAACCTGGTTATTGCCGGGAGCGATAAAAGGGGCACTATATTTGGCATTTATGATGTTTCTGAAAAAATCGGCGTATCACCGTGGTACTGGTGGGCCGATGCTCCTGTAAAAAAAAGCAGCAACCTGTATGTAAAATCAGGCAAGTATATCCAGGGTTCGCCTAAAGTAAAATACCGAGGTATTTTTATCAATGATGAAAGCCCTTCGTTTTCAGGCTGGGCTAATGCAAAGTTCGGCGGCATCAATTCCAAAATGTATGTGCATATGTTCGAGCTGCTGCTGCGCTTAAAGGCAAACCTGCTTTGGCCGGCCATGTGGGGCAATGCCTTTAACGAAGATGACCCGATGAGCCCTGTACTGGCAGATGAATATGGCATAGTGATGGGAACTTCGCATCATGAACCCATGATGAGGGCTCAGAAAGAATATACCAAGCGAAAGGATGAAATAGGGCCCTGGGATTATACTACCAATGCTGAAAAGCTGCAAAAATTTTGGTATGACGGGCTGGAGCGAAATAAAAACTTCGATAACCTGATCACCATAGGTATGCGCGGCGACGGAGATGTGCCCATGGGTAAAGGGGAAGATGAGGCGAACATTAAAACATTACGCTCAGTAGTAGCCGATCAGCAGGATATTATCGGCAAGGTTTATGGTAAATCCCCGTCGTTAGTGCCCCAGGCCTGGGCTATATTTACCGAAGTGCAACGCTACTATGACGCCGGTTTAAAGGTGCCGGACGACGTTACGCTGTTGTTTTGTGATAACAATTGGGGATACATTAGGCGAATCGGTCCGGAAAAGGAAAAAAACCGCAAAGGAGGATTAGGGCTTTATTATCATATTGATATGAACGGCGGACCGTGGAGCGACCGCTGGATAAATACCACCACACTGCCAAAATTGCACGAGCAGCTCAACCTGGCCTATCAAACAGGGATCAACAGGGAGTGGATCATCAACGTGGGCGACCTTAAACCTAAAGAGCTGCCCATCGACTTTATTATGCATTATGCCTGGAATCCCGACGCTATTCCGGCAAGTCGAATTTCAGACTATACGATAAATTGGGCCGAAGGCATTTTTGGAAAAACACATGCTCAAGAGATTGCTGATATTGTTGCTAAATACGCCAAGTATAATTTGTGGCGCAAACCCGAAGTTCAGGATCCACGCTTATTTAGTTTCGTAAATTATCATGAAGCAGACCGCCAGTTTAAGCTCTGGAGTGATCTGGCCGCTAAAGCGGAAGCGATCGAAAAGCAAATACCGGCTGAAGCAAAGGATGCTTATTACCAGTTGGTACTTTACCCGGCCAAAGCATCTGCTGGCGTTGCCGAGATATACCTGGATGCAGGGCGTAACAACCTTTATGCCCGGCAGGGGCGCGTAAGCGCAAATGACTATGCCAAACAGGCGCGTGATTTGTTTGAACTGGATCAACAATTAAGCAACCGTTACAACGACTCGATTGCCGGTGGTAAATGGAAAAACATGATGCTGGATGTACACATCGGTTACAAGCAATGGTCCATGCCGCGTCAAAACCAGTTACCGGAGCTAAAGGAAGTCAGTCCGCTTGCTTCTCCCGCAATGGGTATTGCCGTTGAGGGCAGCGAACAGGCATGGCCCGGAACCGAAGCCAGGGCGGAACTACCTGCATTTGATGTGATTGGTAAGCAGCGTTATTACATCGATGTTTTTAACCGCGGGAGGGGAGCCTTTCAATTTACAGCAAGTGCCGATCAACCCTGGATTAAATTGACCGCGACAAAAGGAACGGTAGAAAAAGAAATCCGGCTGTATGTTGATATCGACTGGAAATCTATAGCCGATGGTAAAGTTAAAGGTAACGTTAAAATCCAACAGGCAGATACAGCCATAACGGTTGCCATAACGGCTATAAAAATAAATTTACCGCATACCGGGCAGCCTTATTTTGGCGGTTGGGGTGAGTTTTCTATCCCGGCTCAAAAATTTAGTGTTAATGTACCCGGGCGGGATGCTCAATGGATACCCTTGCCAGATCTTGGCCGGTCGGTGGCCTGCATGGGCATTAGCCCGGTAACGGCTCCCAGTGCCAACGCTGAAACGGCTGCAAGGCTTGAGTATGCGATATTTCTGCCCGATACAGGCCTCGTTAAGGTATGCCTCGGTATTTTGCCTACACAGGATGTAAATCCTCAAAGAGGTTTAAGGATAGCTGTTTCGATAGATGATCAGGCACCCCAGATTCTTGATGCGCGTAAAGGATTTCACGATGAGTTTAGAGAATATACCCGGGCCAGCCTCGCTATGTCTCCGGGCTTAAAGCCACTGCCGCCGATCGGAGAAAATTATGCCCTGGTATCACGTGGTAAACCACGCCGCGATGAGGTTTTTGATAATTTGAGATGGCTCGACGTTAAACTGGATGTTAACAAAGCGGGTATGCATAAGCTCAAAGTGTTTATGATAGACCCAGAGGTGGTGTTGGATAATATCGTTATTAATCCAGACGATAAATATCCGAGTTATTTTGGTGCACCGGCTAATGAGCACCAGTAA